A part of Homoserinibacter sp. YIM 151385 genomic DNA contains:
- a CDS encoding sugar phosphate isomerase/epimerase family protein, whose translation MTDEQKFGAGIWHFATYVDRYATDGYGEPRSILDAIRLAGTVRDLSVVDLNWPFFGGDFSNEQVGAALDEAGLSVIGITPEIYTRQFAKGSFTNPDPGVRELAHELITDAADVVRHFGADYVKLWPGQDGWDYPFQVDHGALWKQSLDGVGRLASENPDLKFVIEYKPREPRVHMSFDSVSRTLLGIERIGLPNVGILLDFGHALFGGESPADSAQLAIDYGRLFGMDVNDNLRSWDDDMIAGSVHPIELFEFFWTLEKNDWKGVWQLDQFPFREDSVEAADFAIDFLKRVQGGLGRLDVEGLMAAQERHDAVAANRIAQQALYGA comes from the coding sequence ATGACCGACGAGCAGAAGTTCGGTGCCGGGATCTGGCACTTCGCCACCTACGTGGACCGCTACGCGACGGACGGCTACGGCGAGCCGCGCAGCATCCTCGACGCGATCCGACTCGCGGGCACCGTCCGCGATCTCTCGGTCGTCGACCTCAACTGGCCGTTCTTCGGCGGGGACTTCTCGAACGAGCAGGTCGGCGCGGCCCTCGACGAGGCCGGGCTCTCCGTCATCGGCATCACGCCGGAGATCTACACGCGCCAGTTCGCGAAGGGCTCGTTCACGAACCCCGACCCGGGTGTCCGCGAGCTCGCGCACGAGCTGATCACCGACGCGGCGGATGTGGTCCGCCACTTCGGCGCCGACTACGTGAAGCTGTGGCCGGGGCAGGACGGCTGGGACTACCCGTTCCAGGTCGACCACGGCGCGCTCTGGAAGCAGTCGCTCGACGGCGTCGGCCGGCTCGCGAGCGAGAACCCCGACCTCAAGTTCGTCATCGAGTACAAGCCGCGCGAGCCCCGGGTCCACATGAGCTTCGACTCGGTGTCGCGCACCCTCCTCGGGATCGAGCGGATCGGCCTGCCGAACGTCGGCATCCTCCTCGACTTCGGGCATGCGCTGTTCGGGGGCGAGTCGCCGGCCGACTCGGCGCAGCTCGCGATCGACTACGGCCGGCTCTTCGGCATGGATGTCAACGACAACCTGCGCAGCTGGGACGACGACATGATCGCGGGCTCCGTGCACCCCATCGAGCTCTTCGAGTTCTTCTGGACGCTCGAGAAGAACGACTGGAAGGGCGTGTGGCAGCTCGACCAGTTCCCCTTCCGCGAGGACAGCGTGGAGGCGGCGGATTTCGCGATCGACTTCCTCAAGCGCGTGCAGGGCGGCCTCGGGCGCCTCGACGTCGAGGGCCTCATGGCGGCGCAGGAGCGCCACGACGCCGTCGCCGCGAACCGCATCGCGCAGCAGGCCCTCTACGGGGCCTGA
- a CDS encoding sugar-binding transcriptional regulator, which yields MRPSAAGPAVPPAARLALLVRLARMYHEEGLRQPEIAERTRISQSQVSRLLREAVEAGIVRTVVVSPEGVSADLEERVRERLGLADVIVASVDERDEEGLLRALGGAAASYLSTTLLPSDRIGISSWSASLLATVDAMVARPGGRAREVVQLIGGIGVPEVQVQATRLADRLARVTGAAPRFFPVPGIVGSAAARDAILADPYLADLGAHWRRITVALVGIGAVEPSPLLASSGNAVSREDLEALVAAGAIGDICLRFFDAAGEPVATALDGRVLGIPAGPLRGIPRTVAVAGGERKLAAIRAAALGGWIDVLVTDSRTARALLG from the coding sequence ATGCGCCCGTCGGCGGCCGGCCCGGCCGTTCCGCCGGCGGCGCGCCTCGCGCTCCTCGTGCGGCTCGCGAGGATGTACCACGAGGAGGGGCTGCGGCAGCCCGAGATCGCGGAGCGCACCAGGATCTCGCAGTCGCAGGTCTCCCGGCTCCTCCGCGAGGCGGTCGAGGCGGGCATCGTCCGCACGGTGGTCGTCTCGCCCGAGGGCGTCAGCGCCGACCTCGAGGAGCGGGTCCGCGAGCGGCTCGGGCTCGCCGACGTGATCGTCGCCTCGGTCGACGAGCGCGACGAGGAGGGGCTGCTCCGCGCGCTCGGCGGTGCGGCCGCCTCCTACCTCTCCACGACGCTCCTCCCCAGCGACCGAATCGGCATCTCCTCCTGGTCGGCGTCCCTGCTCGCCACCGTGGATGCGATGGTCGCCCGCCCGGGCGGGCGGGCGCGCGAGGTGGTCCAGCTCATCGGGGGCATCGGCGTCCCGGAGGTGCAGGTGCAGGCGACGCGCCTCGCCGATCGGCTCGCCCGGGTCACGGGCGCCGCGCCCCGCTTCTTCCCTGTGCCGGGCATCGTCGGCAGCGCCGCCGCGCGGGATGCGATCCTCGCCGATCCCTACCTCGCCGACCTCGGCGCGCACTGGCGGCGGATCACCGTCGCGCTCGTGGGGATCGGCGCGGTCGAGCCCTCGCCGCTGCTCGCGAGCTCCGGCAACGCGGTGAGCCGCGAGGACCTCGAGGCGCTCGTCGCGGCCGGCGCCATCGGCGACATCTGCCTCCGCTTCTTCGATGCGGCGGGGGAGCCCGTGGCGACGGCGCTCGACGGCCGCGTGCTCGGCATCCCCGCCGGACCGCTCCGCGGCATCCCGAGGACCGTCGCGGTCGCGGGCGGCGAGCGCAAGCTCGCG